The region GAACTTCTTTAATAAAAGAGGCTTTATCCGGCTGATTAAGTGCGTAATTAGTCTTTTTTTGATTTCCCAGAATATCTACTGTTTCTTTCTGCATATTTTTTCCACAGGCAGAACCGGCGCCATGAGCAGGATACACCGTAATGCTGTCATCCAGCGGCATGATTTTGTTCTGAAGACTGTCATACAAAATACCTGCAAGGTCTTCCTGGGTAAGGTTGGTTGCTTTTTGTGCAAGGTCAGGTCTTCCCACGTCTCCTAAAAACAAAGTGTCTCCTGTAAAAATTGCAGTTTCAACACCGTTTTCATCAATTAAAAGATAAGTGGTACTTTCCATTGTATGCCCCGGAGTGTGCATTACCTTTATTTTGATCTTTCCAATCTCAAAAATCTGATCATCTTCCGCAATGATAGCCTCAAATTCAGGTGCTGCAGTGGGCCCGTATACAATTGGAGCTCCGGTTTTCTTACTTAGATCCAGGTGTCCGGAAACGAAATCTGCATGAAAGTGAGTTTCAAAAATATATTGTAAAGTGACATTGTCTTTTTCCAGACGATCCAGGTAAGGTTTTACTTCTCTCAACGGATCAATAATTGCCGCTTCATTCTCTGATACAATATAATAGGCGCCCTGAGCCAGACAGCCCGTATATATTTGTTCAATTTTCATTGGGGTCTTTTTTTTAATGAGTTAAAGATACAAAGTATTAGATAAATTCTAAATGAAATGTTAAATCCCATTGATAGTTTCTTTCAATACTATGTTAAACGTACGTTTAATGTTCTTTATTTTTTGAGCAAAAAGAATGCCTTACCTAATGCTGACGGGCAAATACTGTTTTTTATCATGTTGAGGCTATAGAAATAAATCTACTATTAAAGATATCAATACACGTGGTTTAAAATTTGCTTAGGCTCGTACCGATATATTTTTTTGATGGATTATTAGCTATTCATCAGAAAAAATATCTTTATATATTTTACAAAAACTTTTATATTTATAAGTTTAAAAAGTGATCAGATGGCAGACAAAGCACAATTTATTGAAGAATTAAATGCGAGATACACTCCAAAAGGAGAACATATTATATTAGGAAAAGGAATGCTGGATGGCGAAGTGGTTCCTGAGGTGAATGTAACGATTCCCCTGAAAACTATAAACCGTCACGGTCTTATTGCCGGAGCTACCGGAACAGGTAAAACCAAAACACTGCAGGTATTTGCAGAGCAGCTTTCCCATGCGGGAATTCCCTCGCTTGTTCTGGATATTAAAGGAGATTTCTCCGGAATTGCAGAACCCGGAAATATGAACGCAATCATTGAAGAACGATATGCAAAAACACAGCTTCCTTATACCCCACAAGGATTTCCGGTAGAATTGATGACGATTTCCGGAGGAAAAGGAGTGAAATTGAGGGCTACTGTTACGGAATTTGGGCCGGTTTTACTGAGTAAAATCCTGGAACTGAATGATACCCAGCAAAGCATAATGTCCATTGTCTTTAAATATTGTGATGATAAAGGACTTCCGCTGATCGATCTGAAAGATCTGAAAAAAGTTTTACAATATGTAACGGATAATGCTCAGGGAAAAGCAGAGCTTGCGGCCAACTACGGATCTATTGCTCCGGCTTCCTTAGGAGCAATTTTACGGTCTATTGTTGCTTTGGAACAGCAGGGAGCGGCAGATTTCTTCGGAGAGCTGAGCTTTGATGTACAGGATCTGCTCGAAACAAGAGACGGAAAAGGGGTGGTCAATATTTTAAGAGTGGCAGAAATTCAGAATAAGCCACAATTGTTTTCAACATTCATGCTGTCGCTTTTTGCCGAAATTTATATGACCTTCCCGGAAGAAGGAGACAGCGGGAAACCCAAACTTGTACTGTTTATTGACGAGGCCCACCTTATTTTTGATGAAGCTTCAAAAGCCCTTCTTTCACAGATCGAAACCATGGTAAAACTGATCCGTTCCAAAGGAGTCGGAATCTATTTTATCACACAGATTCCGGGAGATGTTCCTGAAAATGTATTATCACAGTTAGGATTGAAAATACAGCATGCCTTAAGAGGCTTTACAGCTAAAGATAAAAAAGAAATTTCCAAAGCAGTTGAAAACTATCCTACAACAGAATATTACAATGCTTCAAGTCTGATCCAGAGTCTCGGAATCGGAGAAGCATTTGTGACTGCCCTGGATGAAAAAGGGATTCCTACACCATTGGTACATACCTATCTGATTTCTCCGGAATCTAGAATGGATGTTCTGAATGAAGCGGAAATTACAGAACTTACAGCAAAATCTCCTATGGTAGCGAAATATGAGCAGGCTATTGACGGTGAATCTGCTTACGAAATGCTGACCAGCAGAATGGAACAGGCAGCCCAGAACCCTGCTCCCAATCAAAGGTCAAAACCGGTAAAAGAAGAGCCGGGAATGTTTGAGCAGGTTTTACAGAGCAAGGCGGGAAGAACTTTTACCAGTACATTAATGAGAGAAGGGGCAAAGGCTATTCTCGGAATGTTAGGTTTAGGAGGCCGAAGAAGATAATTTTGAGGCACAATCCGGGATGACCTGCTGTGTTTTGACATATTTTTTGTTATTTTAGCAGGTTATCTTCACTTAAGGAGAGCAGCACCGGATTATATTGGGGAATAAATGCCGGTTTGAAATAATAAATAAGAAAACAGCAGTTAACAGAAAATAAATGTATTCAATTATAGACATAGAAAGTAATGGTGCAGGTTATAGAAATGAATGCATTATAGATATTGCCATCTACAGATATGATGGTCAGAAAATTACAGACCAGTTTATATCGCTGGTGAATCCTGAAAGTGATATTACTCCTTTTGTACAGAAACTGACCAGCATTACCCCGAAAATGGTCAAAACAGCTCCGAAATTTCATGAAATTGCCAAAAGAGTCATTGAGATTACGGAGAATACTACCCTGGTAGGACACAATATTGATTTCGATTACAGAATGCTGCGCCAATCCTTCAGTAGGCTTGGTTATGAGTTTAAAATCAATACTTTAGATACAATTCCGTTAGCTAAAAAATTAATTCCTGATGAAGTAAGCTATTCTCTCGGGAAACTGGTGAAATCTTTGGGGATCCCTTTGACTAACCATCACAGGGCCGAAGGGGATGCCAGGGCTACACTGGAACTTTTCAAACTTCTGATCTCAAAGGATACCGAAAATGAGATTATTCAGAAGCAGCACGAAGAGTCTAATGCGAAAACCTACATCAATAAGATCAAAGAACTTACCCAGGATCTGCCCAATGAAAAAGGATTTGTCTATTTTCAGGATGAGGTGGGAAGAATTATGTTTTCTGATTATGTGCAGGATATCAATAAATTCTCAAAAAAAGTTTTCAATTCCAAATCAAAAAAATGGGAACAGATTCAAAAAGGGGTCGAGCAGATTAACTATGAACTTACGGGAACAGATATTATTGCCAAGCTGATCCTGAATTCTAAAAATATTAAAAAGAAAGAGATTTTACCATTCGGGCTTTACTTCAGGAACAATAAATATGTTGTTGAGAAAAATACACTCAATAAAACGGAGAAACCGG is a window of Chryseobacterium arthrosphaerae DNA encoding:
- a CDS encoding helicase HerA-like domain-containing protein, with the protein product MADKAQFIEELNARYTPKGEHIILGKGMLDGEVVPEVNVTIPLKTINRHGLIAGATGTGKTKTLQVFAEQLSHAGIPSLVLDIKGDFSGIAEPGNMNAIIEERYAKTQLPYTPQGFPVELMTISGGKGVKLRATVTEFGPVLLSKILELNDTQQSIMSIVFKYCDDKGLPLIDLKDLKKVLQYVTDNAQGKAELAANYGSIAPASLGAILRSIVALEQQGAADFFGELSFDVQDLLETRDGKGVVNILRVAEIQNKPQLFSTFMLSLFAEIYMTFPEEGDSGKPKLVLFIDEAHLIFDEASKALLSQIETMVKLIRSKGVGIYFITQIPGDVPENVLSQLGLKIQHALRGFTAKDKKEISKAVENYPTTEYYNASSLIQSLGIGEAFVTALDEKGIPTPLVHTYLISPESRMDVLNEAEITELTAKSPMVAKYEQAIDGESAYEMLTSRMEQAAQNPAPNQRSKPVKEEPGMFEQVLQSKAGRTFTSTLMREGAKAILGMLGLGGRRR
- a CDS encoding 3'-5' exonuclease produces the protein MYSIIDIESNGAGYRNECIIDIAIYRYDGQKITDQFISLVNPESDITPFVQKLTSITPKMVKTAPKFHEIAKRVIEITENTTLVGHNIDFDYRMLRQSFSRLGYEFKINTLDTIPLAKKLIPDEVSYSLGKLVKSLGIPLTNHHRAEGDARATLELFKLLISKDTENEIIQKQHEESNAKTYINKIKELTQDLPNEKGFVYFQDEVGRIMFSDYVQDINKFSKKVFNSKSKKWEQIQKGVEQINYELTGTDIIAKLILNSKNIKKKEILPFGLYFRNNKYVVEKNTLNKTEKPALKFRSFTQGTKAVQFIGALEEYNDFAVLRQKIEFRKRNELWLGPGRKLGEKLFLIIENGKVISFGFYELFTQIQTLSKLAKLKIDLPLFSADLNNELQLALLRGDFETLPLPK